One part of the Sorangiineae bacterium MSr11954 genome encodes these proteins:
- a CDS encoding LysR substrate-binding domain-containing protein, which produces MKVYDLNHARALHHLLEEAHVARAARRLGITPAAASNALHRLRVDFEDPLLVRSGRALVRTPRAEKLRAPAREMMAAAERLFMQGRPFDPATAAWDFLLTTSDRVAELLLPTLDRFLRERAPRARLSVRTTMVDIGSFLRDRGGVAVVDGRSLLRDGGGVAAVPELRKDPDLRSEPLFDEDLVCVLRRRHPFAGRLSLARFAALEHVLVAPLGSTPRGVIDTLLEKRGLSRKVTRVVMAFSLVLPLVAKSDRVAVLPRTLAEAHARSFGLELHPVPLPIPRAEMMLAWHLANEQDPKHVWARDLLRHAVRELGLSATCPPPARTSRGR; this is translated from the coding sequence ATGAAGGTCTACGACCTCAATCACGCGCGCGCGCTTCATCATCTCCTCGAGGAGGCGCACGTGGCGCGCGCCGCTCGGAGGCTCGGGATCACGCCGGCCGCGGCGAGCAATGCGCTCCATCGGCTGCGCGTCGACTTCGAGGATCCGCTCCTCGTCCGCTCCGGCCGCGCCCTCGTGCGCACCCCGCGCGCCGAGAAGCTGCGGGCGCCGGCGCGCGAGATGATGGCGGCCGCGGAGCGCCTCTTCATGCAGGGACGGCCGTTCGATCCGGCGACCGCCGCCTGGGACTTCCTCCTCACGACCTCGGACCGGGTCGCCGAGCTGCTGCTCCCGACCCTCGATCGCTTTCTCCGCGAGCGCGCGCCGAGGGCGCGGCTCTCGGTGCGGACCACGATGGTGGACATCGGCTCGTTCCTCCGCGATCGCGGGGGCGTCGCGGTCGTGGACGGCCGGTCGCTCCTGCGCGATGGCGGGGGCGTCGCGGCCGTCCCCGAGCTCCGCAAGGATCCGGATCTGCGGTCGGAGCCCCTCTTCGACGAAGACCTCGTCTGCGTCTTACGGAGACGTCATCCGTTTGCCGGACGTCTCAGCCTCGCGCGCTTCGCCGCGCTCGAGCACGTCCTCGTCGCGCCGCTCGGGAGCACCCCGCGCGGCGTGATCGATACCCTGCTCGAAAAGCGCGGCCTCTCCCGCAAGGTGACGCGCGTGGTGATGGCGTTCTCGCTCGTGCTACCGCTCGTCGCGAAGTCGGATCGCGTCGCGGTGCTCCCGCGCACGCTCGCCGAGGCGCATGCGCGGAGCTTCGGCCTCGAGCTCCATCCCGTGCCGCTCCCCATCCCACGGGCGGAGATGATGCTCGCCTGGCACCTCGCAAACGAACAGGACCCAAAGCACGTCTGGGCCCGCGATCTCCTTCGCCATGCCGTGCGCGAGCTCGGCCTCTCCGCGACATGCCCGCCGCCGGCGCGGACGTCGCGCGGGCGCTGA
- a CDS encoding dihydrofolate reductase family protein — MRKINAVVFMSLDGVMQALGAPEEDPTGGFEFGGWVWPYFDEVVGAVMGEDFTKPFDLLLGRFTYDIFAAYWPYFPMEPGQPGYDAAHVHTAKAFNACTKYVATHRPEGLSWKNTQWLGQDVVAKLRELKKQDGPPMVIQGSSELTQQLLKADLIDRFQLRICPLLLGSGKRLFGDGTIPAGLKLTASTSSPRGVVIATYERDGAVKPGSLGADNPSPAELERRTALATP; from the coding sequence GTGCGAAAAATCAACGCGGTGGTGTTCATGAGTCTGGACGGAGTGATGCAGGCGCTGGGCGCTCCGGAAGAGGACCCGACGGGGGGATTCGAGTTCGGTGGGTGGGTGTGGCCCTATTTCGACGAGGTCGTGGGGGCGGTGATGGGCGAGGATTTCACCAAGCCGTTCGATCTGCTGTTGGGGCGGTTTACGTACGACATCTTCGCGGCGTACTGGCCGTACTTCCCCATGGAGCCGGGGCAGCCGGGCTACGACGCGGCCCATGTGCACACGGCGAAGGCATTCAACGCGTGCACCAAGTACGTGGCGACCCACCGCCCGGAGGGATTGAGCTGGAAGAACACGCAGTGGCTCGGGCAGGACGTCGTGGCAAAGCTGCGCGAGCTGAAGAAGCAGGACGGCCCGCCGATGGTGATCCAAGGCAGCAGCGAGCTGACGCAGCAGCTGCTGAAGGCGGACCTGATCGATCGGTTCCAGCTGCGGATCTGCCCCTTGTTGTTGGGAAGCGGGAAGCGGCTGTTCGGCGACGGCACGATCCCCGCGGGCTTGAAGCTTACGGCGTCGACGTCCTCGCCCCGCGGTGTGGTCATCGCGACATACGAGCGCGACGGCGCCGTCAAGCCCGGCTCCCTCGGGGCGGACAACCCGTCGCCTGCGGAGCTCGAGCGGCGAACGGCGCTCGCGACGCCATAA